DNA sequence from the Pempheris klunzingeri isolate RE-2024b chromosome 9, fPemKlu1.hap1, whole genome shotgun sequence genome:
GCAAAGAGCAGGAGGAGCGAGACAGCAATGAGCTCGTATTTTATAAGATTTAAACAAATGAATTTTATCTTATAGCCATGCTGAAACATTAtagtagtttttcttttgggGTATTTCCTACTCTAATGGATTCCAACATTATTTTTAACAAGATCTTTATTGGAATTAATGTGTTATAGCGGACCAAGGATGACAAAGACAATAGGATACCGAGACTGGAGATGGCTTGCGCTTTGGTGgcatcatttctttctcttgtgGAGTACAATAGACGGACAGACTCGTTACAGCATCCCGGAGGAACTAAAACAGGGCTCTGTGGTAGGAAATCTAGCCAAAGATCTGGGTTTGGGACTATCAGACATTTTTGACCGTAAGCTGCGGGTCGCCTCTGAGGCTGGTGAGCAGTATTTCAGTGTGGATGCGGGGAAGGGCGAGCTGGTGGTGAATGACAGAATAGACAGAGAGGCTTTATGCGGACAAAGCGCCAGCTGTGTGCTACCTCTGCAAGTAGTTGTTGAGAACCCTTTGCAGTCTCATCGAATTGAAGTGGAAATAAGAGACACAAATGATAATTCTCCTAGTTTTCCTACGCAGGAGATTAACCTTAAAATACCAGAATCAGTTGCGATTGGCAGACGTTTTCCATTGGAGAGCGCAGAGGACCCTGATGTTGGAAGCAATTCTTTGAAAACATACTCTTTAAGCAAAAACGAGtatttttctctaaaatttAAGGACACAAAAAATGGTAAAGCTATCCCAGAATTGGTTTTAGAGAAGCCATTAGACCGTGAAAAGAATGCTctccatcagctgctgctgacagcatTAGATGGGGGAAATCCTGTCAGATCTGGAACCTGTAAGATTGTCATTACTGTacttgataataatgataattttccGATATTCAATGAAAATGAGTACAAAGTGTCTTTAAAAGAGAACAGCACCAAGGGAACATTCGTAATcaaactcacagccacagacgcTGATGATGGTCTGAATGGCGAAGTTAAATATTCTTTTGGTTCTCGCACTCCAGACTTTGTGTTATCAACATTTGAAATCAATGATGTAACAGGAGAAATTGTTTTAAAAGGAACTTTAGATTATGAGAGTGCTAAATCATACCTTATCGATATAACTGCTAAAGACAAAGGCATTCCCGAGATGGAGGCTCACTGTCGTGTACACTTGGACGTAGAAGACATAAATGATAATGCTCCAGAAATTATGCTCACTTCCAATCCCAGTCCTGTACGCGAGGACGCACCAAGTGGGACAGTAGTGGCTTTGATCAGTGCACGAGACATTGACTCCGGTTACAACGGTAAAGTGACATTACAGCTTCCTAAAGGTTCTCCTTTCAGTCTGAAACCCTCGTTCTTTAATAATTATGAACTGGTTACCAGTGGTActttagacagagagagattctCACAGTATAATATTGAGATAACAGCCACTGATTCaggctctcctcctctgtccagtAAGAAAACTATACCAGTCAGCATCactgatgtgaatgacaaccCTCCTGTATTTACTCAGCCCTCCtataatgtgtatttaaaagAGAATGGGGTACCAGGCTCTATACTGTACTCAGTATCAGCATCTGATCTGGATTTTGGTGAAAACGCCAAGATCTCCTATTCCATCCTGGACTCTAAAGTTCAGGACGTTTCCGTGTCCTCTTATGTTTACATTAACTCAGATAACGGCAGCATCTACAGCATGCACTCGTTTGACTATGAGAAACTGAAGGTGTTTCAGATTCAGGTTCAGGCAAAGGACCAGGGCTCTCCGTCTCTCAGCAGCAACACCACCGTCCATGTTTTTATCCTGGACCAGAACGACAATGCCCCTTCTGTTATTTACCCCTCCTCCGCTGCCCTGGGCTCCCTCTCTCACCAGAGGATGCCCCGCTCCGCTAAAGCGGGTCACCTGGTTACTAAGGTGACGGCCGTGGACGCTGACTCGGGCCATAACGCCTGGATCTCCTACAGACTGGCGGAGGCCACAGACGCCTCTCTGTTCACTGTCAACCTGTACACAGGGGAGGTGAGGACTAAACGCGCTGCGTCTGAGCAGGACGACTCCTCTCAGAGGCTGCTTATAGAGATCAAGGACGACGGGGAACCGGCCCAGTCCGCCACCGCCACGGTGTCCATCCTGCTGGAGGACGGCCTCCACGAGCCCATCTTAGACCTCCGACAGAAAGTGGCCGAGCCCGGCAAGAAAAATGGCAGAATCACCCTTTATTTGATTCTGTCTCTGGCCTCGGTGTCCGTGCTGTCTCTGGTGACTTTTCTCATCTTAACGGTCAAATGcatcaggagcagcagcagcagcggtagTTGCTGCACGAGAAGGAGCGACTGTGATGATTACAAGAACCCCAACAGAAACCTGCAGATTCAGCTCAACACTGACGGACCCATAAAGTACGTGGAGGTCCTGGGAGGAGACATGTTGTCTCAGAGTCAGTCCTTCAGGTCCTGCATGTCTCCGATGTCAGAGTACAGTGATTTCACGTTGATTAAACCCAGCAGCACCACCGACTTTAAGGAGGTGATCAGTGTTCTGGATGCGTCTTTACCCGACAGCACCTGGACCTTTGAGAGCCAGCAGGTGAataattttctttcttacaTTTCTCTGTTACATACAAGATTCCCTTAAGTTCTCGTCTTTCCTCGGGAGATTTGATATGATGCTTACAGTCTTTCAAGACACTAGCACATTAtggtttatgtttttaaagttatttttaagtAATGAGGTGTTTTTGGTGTATAGAAATACTGTTGGCTTAACTGATATACGAGTTTTAGCCCATATGTAGCATTTTGACATACTAAAGCATCACAACTATCACATGCTGCTTCAGCACATTTCACAGTTTCAGATCTACTGCTGTTGGTTGCTGTGGGGCTTCGTGAGAGTCTGTTTTGTGACTGAAAGCTTGTCTGATTCAAACTGCAACGCAACATAAGCCACTGCAATACGTTTGACTAACTAGCAATGATTCATGATGTTGTAAgctattcatttaaaattttagCATAGACTGGAAGTCTGCTGTTCCATTTAGTTTTCTTTGAGTGTGAACTTCATTTTAGACGACTTCCAACATTAATGTGAATATGATTATAGAAACCGTAATATGAATGAatttaaagcaattttaaaATCATGATTTAAgactaaatgtattttaattttcataaacGCCTCCAATTTTATGCAACTGCTAATTGTAAAAAGCTCCCAAATGTATAATTTCATACATTTGTCAATTTCGGTGCTGGGACTGTAACACAGCGCTGTTTTGATCTTATTGGATGTAGGGGAGATGCTGTGGACCAATAGCATTAGGAGTTGTACAAAGAGATCTACTCCCTCCCCCATCCATCCTCGCCACTGTAGCCAGTACATTGCTTCGAGCCCgagatgagaggaggatgcGTTTAAATACTCAGAGTAAATAACATAGCTTTCATTTGCATCTAAGGATGCATAAAGATGGGCATTTTTGGAGTACAGCAAGGTCTTCGTTGGTGGATTTGTACATTGGCTTCTGTGTCCTGAATAATATTTCGATGGGAAGAAACATCGTATTGTAACGGACCGGGAATGACAAAGAGAATGGGATACCGAGACTGGAGATGGCTTGCGCTTTGGTGgcatcatttc
Encoded proteins:
- the LOC139207564 gene encoding protocadherin gamma-C5-like, with product MCYSGPRMTKTIGYRDWRWLALWWHHFFLLWSTIDGQTRYSIPEELKQGSVVGNLAKDLGLGLSDIFDRKLRVASEAGEQYFSVDAGKGELVVNDRIDREALCGQSASCVLPLQVVVENPLQSHRIEVEIRDTNDNSPSFPTQEINLKIPESVAIGRRFPLESAEDPDVGSNSLKTYSLSKNEYFSLKFKDTKNGKAIPELVLEKPLDREKNALHQLLLTALDGGNPVRSGTCKIVITVLDNNDNFPIFNENEYKVSLKENSTKGTFVIKLTATDADDGLNGEVKYSFGSRTPDFVLSTFEINDVTGEIVLKGTLDYESAKSYLIDITAKDKGIPEMEAHCRVHLDVEDINDNAPEIMLTSNPSPVREDAPSGTVVALISARDIDSGYNGKVTLQLPKGSPFSLKPSFFNNYELVTSGTLDRERFSQYNIEITATDSGSPPLSSKKTIPVSITDVNDNPPVFTQPSYNVYLKENGVPGSILYSVSASDLDFGENAKISYSILDSKVQDVSVSSYVYINSDNGSIYSMHSFDYEKLKVFQIQVQAKDQGSPSLSSNTTVHVFILDQNDNAPSVIYPSSAALGSLSHQRMPRSAKAGHLVTKVTAVDADSGHNAWISYRLAEATDASLFTVNLYTGEVRTKRAASEQDDSSQRLLIEIKDDGEPAQSATATVSILLEDGLHEPILDLRQKVAEPGKKNGRITLYLILSLASVSVLSLVTFLILTVKCIRSSSSSGSCCTRRSDCDDYKNPNRNLQIQLNTDGPIKYVEVLGGDMLSQSQSFRSCMSPMSEYSDFTLIKPSSTTDFKEVISVLDASLPDSTWTFESQQI